The stretch of DNA AGTTTATGATTATAGTCATATCacgattggtctttgggcatactctaacaaagACAATCATCATTTATCACTTGTACACttaaaaaatgagcaaaataTCATGTTGTTCACCTAGTTAGGACCCTTGATCAAATCTAATATTCATCTCCTAAATGTTTATAAACATAAGGTTTATCTAtattttgctcaaatccaaaagtcgtgatcgtttgatcaaatctttgattctaTGAGCAAGATGCTTGCTTAAttccatatatggatctaagtagttttaaaaatttatactcATTTCCTTTCGCTATATATTTGATGAGTTGCATTATGTATATGCTCTCTTCAAGATGGTCGTTCAAGAAcgttgtcttgacatccattttccaGATCTCATAATCAATAGTCACTGCAATGGATAGCAGTATGCGGATTGACTTGAGCATGGCAACCGGAGAGAAGGTTTCTTCGTAACTGATACATTTTTTTAGTATAGCATTTTGCTACAAGTCTggccttataagtttccactttttCATCCGCATTTCTTTTCTCTTGTAGATCCACTTGCACCCTATAGGTATTATCCCTTCCGGTAATTCTATAAGTTCCCACACTGAGTTGGAATCTATCGAATCCAACTCAACTTTCATAGTTATTTCCCAAAGCTTGGAATCAACACTCTGTATTGCTTCGTCATACGTGAGTGGGTCATTATCTTCTTGTTTGGTAGACTCAATGTTAAAAACACCTCTGCTAGATTGGAAAAACTTAAGCCTACAAGATACCCTCCCACTGTGACGAAGCACCCTATACTACTGATCGTTTGCAGgtctactattaggagttggttcTGGAATCATTTCTGTAGGGTTTTGTATATTTCCCGAAAGATTCTCTAATGTCTCTTTACTCTaaggtttgaagtcattcatgtaactttcttcaaggaaagtagcatgagttgacACTATTATAGTTTGGTCATTCGGGTTATAAAATAAACTACCATTTGTTCCTTTTGGATATCGTACTAATATGCACAATTTTGTCTGTAAGTCCAACTTCCTCGCATCTTTGTCCAATATGTGAGCCAGACATCCCCAAATTCGTAAATGATTAAGATTTGGCTTCCTGCCATGCCACAATTCATATGGAGTTTCCTGTGCTGCCTTATttggcacatcattcagaatataacaAGTTGTTTGTACTGTATATCCCTAAAAAGAGATTGGCAACTTCGAATAACTTAGCATCAAAAGTACCATATCTAACAACGTTGCCACACCATTCTATTGTGGAGTGCCTGATGCGGTTAATTGGGAtagaatctcattctctatgaggtaccctaagaactcatcaaataaatatttcccacATCGATCAAATCAAAGtgtctttatgggtaaacctagttgtttcttcACTTTCGTAggaaactctttgaatttatcaaatgtTTCAGTTTTGCGGTGCATAAGGTATACATACCTATATCTGGAATAATGatcaataaaggttacataatactTGTAACCTTCTCTTGTACTGACGATCATGGGGCCATATACGTCAATGTGCACAAGTTTTAGGGGTTTTACGGTCctcgttccttttgcattaaaagattaCTTGGTTatcttaccttccaagcaagattcacatcgTGGAAGATCGAtttctttaagtgaacttaagatgtcatctttcacaagtctaaTGATTCTTTATTGGTTAATATGATCAAGTCTCAAATATCAAATGTACActtcattagagtgagaagttttaagtcttttattcgtTTTTTTAGTCTTAAGTagtgtgtacatctttggtttgagaaaataaagattatttaGCATTCATCCATTACAGATAAGATTGTGATTTCtaaatattacaattttattattaaaagtcacAGTCAAGTTGTacttatataaacatgcaactGATATTAGGTGTTTTTTTaaaacttggtacatagaaacgtattttaaaataatcttcctaaaattatcaaaataaagatgtacatctcTCACTACTTTAGCTACCACAATTGTCTCGGTTTCGGTCCATAACGATAGATtcttatctctaagatctttcGTCTCTTCGAACCCCTATagagaaacacaaacatgattaatAGCTCTTGAATCAATGACTCGATGGTCTATTGAATCATTAACTAAACAAGCTTCTATCATAAAGAGTTTCATACATTTGCCTTTGGTGGTTAAATATTCCTTCCACCCTTTACAGTTCGCATTGTAGTGCATTTTCTTAGTGCAGAAAAagcatttagacttagataagtcttttCGCTTTctggttctcttcctttccactttTGATGGCCTAGAGACTTTAGTTTTGTCTTTCTTAGTGTGATTTCCTTTCCCTTTTGAGGAAGAAGCAATAGTTATATTTGCTTTTACTTTTCGGACTAACTGACTGCCATTCAACATCAACTTATAGGGTGTAATTCTTTCATGAGTTTTGTAAGTATTAGGTTTTTATTGCCAATGTTATATGCGGCTTGAAAGCCAACAAAGTCATTGGGTAAGCTCTTGAACATTATCCCAATTTGAGTGTTCTGGTCCAAATTGACCTCATTTTTCGCATCCTCAGTAAAGTATCCATAAGAGTTATCATATGATTTTTTACCGAAGTACCAAGCTTTTGCTATGCATTTATCAAGCTATTTATGACAGACTGTTGAGCCAAGGTAGCTTGGCCTCCAAACACGTCTTTTAGCTTATCAAGAATCACTTTGGCATTTTTACAGCTCATCAATTGCTTATATAGGGTGTTGGTCACACTTGCCAGCATATAGCAACAAGCTATCTCATCAGACTCCTCCCAATATTTTTTTAGCCTCAACTTGAGTGGTTGGTATGCACTTATTATCAAGAATTGTTCTAAGTTTCTCATGGCTCAGGACAATTATCAAGTTCCTTTTCCgtttcttataattatttttgttcagTTTGTTTTCAGTGGGTATGTTCAATAAGGGAGTTGGTACCATTTTCGAactgaaattaaaatattcatacattaatatctttgtattaagtaattatttgaaaatattttgcaACGATAATTCTCACACCCATTGAATCAAACCACCGTGAGatgatcatgatcaactagtaatAACATGtatttccatccaattagtacatgaacctaattccttaggcattcacaTGTACTAATAATCGTGTAATGTTTAACCATCTTTCTAACTTAAGTAAATCTCTATGGAAAGTTACTTAACCAGAATATCTTAAGTGTATCTATCAACTTAACACCTATCGCATAATGCACCACAAATAAGTCATCGAGAAATAATCTCACCGAACAGCATGTTGTGGCTAATTATCCTCTTTGAAAATAGAACTtcttgaaatataatttttacaatttacaattttatttttaatttttttattgaaataacttttattatatttattatgtttattagaaaatagaaaattaaatttgGAGCTGCTTGATTCATCTATTAGTGAATTTTAAAAGTCAACATGATGAAATACAAAAACTATTTCAACacttaattaatttgttttagggTAAAgtactaaaatagtcacttttatttgtctcaagttacattttagtcacttatgtttgaaatattacgttttagtcacttacgttatcgcgtTGTAATATTTACAGTGTAACGATAAACTGACAtgacatgttaaatcatcatttcaaacaaaaattttaggttaatttatacagtcgatccccatttttttcttttctgttttcttaactttcttttttttctttatttttcattctcttctacttctccctcAGTTTTCCtccatttttcatttcttttaacgtgatttttctatgttttccatttgttaaaactagtctttatactttttttttgaacaatttaatttttttcgaatgaggcgagcttgtggactagttttaacaaatgaaaattataaaaatactacgttaaaagaaatgaagaatgaaggaaaacagagggagaaacaaaagagaatgaaaaataaataaataaataaataaaagaaaagttaaaagaatataaaagaaaataattaaattgctcaaaataaaaaaatatataaggaccaattgtataatttaatctaaattttttgtttgaaatgataatttaacgtgtCACATCAGCTTATTGTTACACCGTTAACGGCAATTAACGACTcggtgactaaaatgttataacatgacttaagtgactaaaatgtaatatttcaaacataagtgactaaaatgtaacttgaagCAAACGAAactgactattttaatagttttttctttgttttattaatGCGAATTAAATGCGAATTAAGACggaaatttacttaatttaagagagagaaaaaaaaagaaaagaaatttatcgattttttagGCTTGATAAAACTTCTAAATTATTACGCtttttttagataaatatttaaattattttttaatcgaatcaatacttaaaatataattttataattttaagaaattgaatattaaataaaaataaattattatttaatactaCTCTCTCTTTCACTCTTCCCGCTTCCCCATCTTCATCTTCACcctccccctcccttctctctcttTGACCATCCAACTCTTTACTGGAACCCGAAAGGTCTCACCCTCGACAATCTCGAACACTGCCGAAAACATGACAAACCATTCGTCTGCTCCAAACAGTACCGTCCAGACAACCAACCAACACAAGGCGGTGTTTTACGACCACAACTGGTGGTAGAGACAAAAACGTGGTTTCCATGGCCACCACCTCAGTAGCTCcgattcaaataatatttttcttgCAAAGGTTCCTTAGACTTGTTGTCGTTAACCAGATGACCGCTTTTACCTGGAACTTTTTTGCAGTGAGGTATGATGAAACTTAAGCGTTAAACATGCGTTTTATGTTTAATGGTACAAGATGTAGAAATTTCTTCCATGAATCATATTGGTGAGggacctttttttatttttcttcaaataaaTATGGAGACTGTAACTGCAGCCGTGTAAATAGGTCAGTTTGCAGGAGAGTTTGTGTACAACActaatttaattgagttaaaaGGAAGAAGCTGCAGGAGAGAGAGACAAAGGAAGAGGGaaggaaaattttcattttcattgaattaaaaatttatcattagCTGAAAATTTTGTAATAGAGATAATGATTAATccaatgaaaatatattaaaacaacaatATAGTTTGAAGAGCAAGGCATCTGTTGAAATGTACAAATTAATTCTTCTCTTAAATGATGATGTAACACATTCATCTCAatgtttaattactaatttaatcgTTAAACTATAGTCAAAATatcgtttttaatttttttaacaataacttttaaaagaattattttattttattttatttttacaaatttggaaaaaaattaaaaaaaaaactaaatttttaaaatcattaaatctTGAAAGCaactttctatttctttttacaAATCTGGAaatataaaccaaaaaaaaaaaaatccatcgtATCGCTTCATCTTCTTGGTTGTTCAACAGCTGTTTTAATCTTTTCATATTCTTTCACCTTCTCATGTAGCCAAAGTCTCCACGGAAAAAGGTTGAAACCGTCTTTTCATCAATCTTTTACTTGAAAATTCAAACGTGAAGTTTCTCCttaaattaaatcaaacattaaaaatggCCCACCGCAGCCAatgatttaatttcttttttaattttaaagttatgaaCATATTTCCTGGTGTAAATCATCAATCACGAGCATGCAATAGAAAACAGATCAAAGCCAACTTACAATATAAGCACAGGTTGGATTTTCAGGACACACCTCTTttttattcacttatttcaacatcttcatccatttAAGCTATTCCTATAATTTAAAAAGACTAGATCACAATGCCACCTACACCGGTTCccaaggatttttttttttaacatttaaaaagaTAATAACTGGTAATAAAGGTAGAACTAACATGGCCCTGTAAAGGGGGCAGCAACAGCCAGCTTCAAGCAGACCAGCAACGAAGGCAACTGACAAAAAAACGCGGCAACCGCCTCTATTTGGTTAAAACACCAGCCATATGCATCTTACAACAGATACGCACAACCACCACTTCACAGCATCAGTCACGTACAATTTTGCTACAACTCAAAATATTAGCAATAATAGGGTGCGATTAAATACACCGATGAAACCATTATACACAAGGTTATTTTGGTTCAATTAAGCAGTTGCAAGGGTCAGATCAAGACATTACTCTCTTTATTTTAGAACCTGCATCATACGTCCATCATACGCAGCATTTCACAGTTCAAATTTCCTTTTCTACCATCACCGCAACTTAACCTTGGTCTCAATTTTAGAAAAAGAGCAAATCAAGAGGGTAACCGCATAGAAATATCAGAAACCTAAAGGATGCAAGGCTTTCAAAAATCAAGACTCAACTACAGGTCTTACCAATTATAAATATCAGTTAAAAGTACTTAACAGATTGTCCCTGCAATCAGCATACTGCTATAACCAGCATCACAATCACGATCATTCATCTACAGATACAAACAGCATCAACAGCCACAACATCAACATCATGTCCATTTGCCCAAGTCACTCTTTCCCCCGAACATTGCTATAAAACCCAACAGATAGTTTCAGATGAATCAGCATTCTTAGAAAAAAGGGAAACACAATAACTAAAAAGAAACACTGGAGTGGCTccatgaaaaattaatttgggagACAAGCAACAAGGAGCCAACTATAAGATCTAAAGGGGGAACGGAAAGCAACCTAAAACAACCAGCTTACATCACAAAATCTTTGGTGGGTACTGAAACATCAAACTTGAAACTACATTAGTTCAGACTCCAAGATACTGCTTAAGTGATAGAGAAAGAAGGTTCAGGACAGTTAATTAAAACACCAAAAAACCAGTCCTACCAATACTAGAGAACACAAGATATATAAATGTCCTCAACACCAACATAGCAACAAGATACGTGCTACTTAGAGTCTCCAGTAATTCATCCACAAGATTATTCCTACAAAATTCAAATGCAAAAGTAAACAGTTAAGGATTAGAACTGCTTTGCAAAGgtaattttatggtaaaaaagaaaaaaaaaagattaaacagAAATGGGGAAGCGGAGAAGAATAAACTAGAAAGTGAAAAACTCACATCAACATCTGAGTTCCGAGGAGATGGACTACGAGAATCAGCAGGGTGGCCTCGTGGTGAAACACTTCGAGGACTTGGAGACCCTCCATCACGGCTGCGCCTGTAAGGACTTTCACCCCTTGGAGAAGAGGCCTTGCGTGGGGTAAGACTCCTACGAGGACTAGGGCTGCGGCGAGCAGGAGAAGcactgaaataaaaataaaagtatcacAACAACATAGCATAAAAGAAATTGGCATTCTAATCCAAGAGCAAAGTATAAAATACAAACCTCAGTGATCGACTGCTACTCCGCCGATCATCATCATAGCACCCTCTTCCTCGACCTTTAGAATAGTCAGGACTTGCACTACGACTCCTGCTGCGACGCCGATAGTCTCTGTCTTTCCCACGATATCGATCACGTTCATACCGGTCATAGCTCCTACTACGACTTCTTCTCCTATAACCCCTATCTCTGGAATAATCATCCCGGTGCCTGAAGATATTGAATACAATGCAAACCAGTTTACTAGAAATGAGACAATAAAGAAATACAATTAATCCCTATATTTTGGCTATTCAAACAAGCTTAAAAGCATCACATATACAAACCAAGCAGGCTTCCCCTTTTAAAATCACATCAGATAAAAGAACATTACTTGAAAAATGCCAAGGTGAAAATGGGCAAAAAACTAGTGTCTCCCGACATGTAGTTCAGGAACAAGAAGATAAACATTGAGTTAATGAATTAGCTCAGAGCTACCAGCATCTAGCACCATCATGTTCATGCTACCAATAATCAAGACTGCTTTAGTTAGTAAGAAAAAGCAAACCATGTAAACCTTCACAGTTATCCCTTCATCAATGTCCCCCATGATTTATTCAAAAAGGTGGGGACAGACAGATAGAAAATGAAATTACAgtacaaaaatgtgaaaatcaaaagttgtctatgcaaaaaaaaaaagagcagttAACACAACTTACCTTCTGCGTGGGCTGCGACTTCTTGACCTTGGAACTGGTTCAATAATCCTTCCTTTGTGACTGCAAAAGAAATAGTACATCAGAGACCTTAGGAGTTAAGACTGAAATTACTAGAAATAGAGGtaagcgttcgatcgaatcgagtgaaaaaatttcgagttaattgagttcacgagtcctattttattatccaaactcaatttaaaatttttttgaattgagtcgagtcaaatcgagttaaatcgagtgaaattgttaagagttaaattagaaaaattaaacatatcaaataaaaatattgttacagAATAACTATTTCCATGttaaagcacataaatttgaaaccatatatatttgaaaaaaaattcaaagtaaaatcataaaaaaaataaaatactatgataagtttaaatcattaattaggccaccaaaattattattttagaaaatttttaaaattttaacttttctttatatattttttagaattttttaaaaactttatattttttaaatataaaatttgaaatttttataaatattttgaatgttaaattttattttgaatttttgaaaattattttgaatttttgttgagagagaccaatttgcttattttcaaagcTGACAgagaccaaaagggtatttacaccaatctgttattcaaattattcaggttattcgaattgtgaaattcaacttgactcgaactcgaaactcaaatcgagttattcaagttgactcgaataattcaaatatctcatagattaattagaaatttgaattttttttcgactttttcaaatcgaatcgaattttgctcacccaaATATTAAAACCATATGAGAAAGGATATATATGGATAAGATGCATTAAAAGAATAGATAAGCTACTCACTGGAAGTAATTAGCTGATCACCACTACACAATACTTATGCAGTTGGACATTATCTGAGTAGAAGCCAAACAATAAAGTATTTTCCTTAGTGATACGAAGTTAAAGcagaactaaaataattttttttcacagCAATATagacaataaaaataaaaccagaGATTGCTGCACAACAATTAAGCGAGCAACCCAAACTGGCTTTCCAACTTCCAAACAATCACTTGAAACAGTAATAAGTTACTAATACAAATTAGTCAAGCAAGTGGACATATTTCATGTTCAAGCCGAACAAGATCGCTTTTTGCTTCATGATagttaaacaataataaaaaattttgtcaCCCAGCATATATCTTCTCTACATCAGGCTCAAAAAATCAGTTCAACAGTAAAAGCAATTGAATAATAAAAGACAGCCAGCACAAAACTTACATCCTTTCTGCATTAGGCCCATATTTCGCAAATTGAACTGTTATCTCCCGACCATCAACGACTCTCCCTGCAATAAGAAGGGAAATTCCATATAATTGTAATGAGTTATCCACACAATCAATACAATATCacaatcaatacaaaaaaaagaaGTTGCTGGCAGGGTTACCATCGAGCCTATCCACAGCTTTCTGTGCCTCATCCGCATACTTATATCGTACAAATGCAAAACCTCGAGAATCACCAGTCCTATAATCACAAATAAAAATCGTTCTCTTATAAATTCATAAACCACCACAGAAAGAACAAAtacaaatcaaaaaagaaaaaacgaaGAACCTTCGATCTTTAGGGATAAAGATGTCAACGACTTTCCCGTACTTATCGAACAATGGAAACAAATCATCAGCGGTCGTAcctaaacaaaattcaaacaaaatCAAATGTTTTCCAGTTAAAAATTTATAAGCCAAATCGCAGCAAAGATGTTAAACGACGAAGCCGCTAAAGAGAGAAGCTTACGGAATGTGATATTGAGGACGAGAAGAGAGTAGGTATCAGTGATGTCGGGAGGACCTGATCTTCCAAAGTGAGACATTTTTTTTCTTCGCAATTgatgagaagaagaaaaaaattgggGGAAGAACAGAGATCGAGAAATAGAAAAGGTTTTACGGTTAGGGTTTATATTTGTGGATGTGAAGGTAAAATCCACGAAAAAGTTTAGTTACAATTTttgtgttaattaaaataaataaataaaataagggtAATCTACAAAAGTAGTCACTTTTATTTgactcaagttacattttagtcacttatgtttgaaatgttacgttttagtcacttatattattattttgttacgaagtgatcacccTACAGCTAAGTTCCGTTACAACTAGATTTTAGGTGTAACTTAGATTTCTAAATGggtgaaaatagatttttaattaaataaatttaattaattaaaatttttaaacctaaaccttaactgAAAAAACTGTTCAtcttctctttttaatttttcttcggtctcttctttttttcatttgactGGAAAAACTATTATCAATATCAAAATAGCTTAAATCAAATTGACTGCTTCGTAAAGATGGATTTAATGGAGGGTCTAGGTATGTCTTCTTTGCATTCCTCTACCTCTTTTATTCAATTCCGAAAAAACAAAAGATtggattttttattgtttaatgaaaaccataaattaaaattcttgatattttcttcgactttttgaaattttttgtgaacatatattttattttgcgTCGGTAGACATCCcataaatgactaaaacatacatttcaaacataagtgactaaaatgtaacttaaggtaaataaaagtgactatttttataaattaccctaaaaataaaagatttcgAGAATGGTCGAAGTCGGGATATTTTTATGTGATTTTGGAGTGGCGTTTAATTACAACTTTGCCACCGCGT from Gossypium hirsutum isolate 1008001.06 chromosome D04, Gossypium_hirsutum_v2.1, whole genome shotgun sequence encodes:
- the LOC107949131 gene encoding serine/arginine-rich splicing factor SC35 isoform X1 gives rise to the protein MSHFGRSGPPDITDTYSLLVLNITFRTTADDLFPLFDKYGKVVDIFIPKDRRTGDSRGFAFVRYKYADEAQKAVDRLDGRVVDGREITVQFAKYGPNAERIHKGRIIEPVPRSRSRSPRRRHRDDYSRDRGYRRRSRSRSYDRYERDRYRGKDRDYRRRSRSRSASPDYSKGRGRGCYDDDRRSSSRSLSASPARRSPSPRRSLTPRKASSPRGESPYRRSRDGGSPSPRSVSPRGHPADSRSPSPRNSDVDQCSGERVTWANGHDVDVVAVDAVCICR
- the LOC107949131 gene encoding serine/arginine-rich splicing factor SC35 isoform X2, which codes for MSHFGRSGPPDITDTYSLLVLNITFRTTADDLFPLFDKYGKVVDIFIPKDRRTGDSRGFAFVRYKYADEAQKAVDRLDGRVVDGREITVQFAKYGPNAERIHKGRIIEPVPRSRSRSPRRRHRDDYSRDRGYRRRSRSRSYDRYERDRYRGKDRDYRRRSRSRSASPDYSKGRGRGCYDDDRRSSSRSLSASPARRSPSPRRSLTPRKASSPRGESPYRRSRDGGSPSPRSVSPRGHPADSRSPSPRNSDVDE